tgctggaggctcccattaaaaacaatgtgaggacgtgaggagccctcacccttgtgacgtcatcgtctgcgacttccagtacaggcaagacttttttatcagcaccaaaagttgcaaactttattgtggatgttctctattaaatcttttcagcaaaaatatggcaatatcgcaaaatgatcaagtatgacacatagaattaacctgctatcctcgtttaaataagaaaatctcatgtcagtaggcctttaagaggctGCAATACTGTAAAAGGGGAGGAGTGTGGGGGCCACAGTGGGACTCACAGGAGGAAGAAGAAAGTTCAGACAACGCAGGAGGGTAACACACATGCAAACAAGCTTAttgaccttgtggttagagtgtccgccctgagatcggtaggtcgggagttcatacccctgccgagtcataccaaagactataaaaacgggacccattacctccctgcctagcacttagcatcaagggttcggaattgggggttaaatcaccaaaatgattcccgagcgcagccaccgctgctgctcactgctcccctcacctcccagggtgtggaacaagggaatgggtcaaatgcagagagtaatttcaccacatctagtgcgtgtgtgagactatcagtggtactttaacttcgtATTTGACAGCCCTAAGGCACAATAATGCATCATGAATAAAAGTAGTACTTCATCGCATTAAGCCTTAGCTTCTATTTTGATGTCAACGAGTCATATGcggatacatttaaaaaaaacactttttagaaTAATTTGAGGCAACATTTATTGCACCCTTAATTAAGAATGTGTTACCTTTGCAGTAGATTTCTCCGTCCTTGTCAGCAAGTGTGGTTGACTCAAGGCCTTTCCCACACGAGGCACAGCGGAAACACCCGGTCTTGTGCCACGACTACAAATAGACACAAAACAATAAGTGttatcatatttttttgtttgcaagcTGGCCTACGTGCATTCTCACTTACACTGCCAGCCCCGATCACTTTCTCAGCTGCGTAGACAGCCTTGCCACAGCGAGGGCACTTCTCAGACCCTCCAAATTTCTGAGCCATCTTCGACGGATTCGGGTTGGTGGTTGGACGATGAGGACCAGGCCTGAGAGCAACATGTGACCAAAAAGTTCAAAAACAGAGAAAGCTCAGCCCTTTGTGTGCTATACTCACTTTTCATGGGTGATACCCTGACCCTCTCCCTTGTCCATGTTGAGGGTTCCTGCTCCAACGCCATAACCGTAGCCCTTTGGTCCGTACTTTTTGCGGTAACATGCCCTGCAGTAGATTTCTTCCTGATGAACAGCAACAGTAGTGCTGTCTAAGCGCTTTGCACACACCACTGAACAGATGCAAACGTGAGAAGACAAACATTGTTTTGCATTTATGTGATGGTATACACGCCATCCTTGAGCTCATTAGTGTGGGTTTGGAATGTTTTTTGTCTAAATTACATTGGAAGAATGCACAAATAACCTCATTGGAACCCACATTTAGTAAAGTGTTtcaattaatttattttcaaatcgaatcaaactttatttgtaAAGTGCtttcatacataaaat
The DNA window shown above is from Nerophis ophidion isolate RoL-2023_Sa linkage group LG06, RoL_Noph_v1.0, whole genome shotgun sequence and carries:
- the csrp1a gene encoding cysteine and glycine-rich protein 1a; protein product: MNLGGGNQCGRCKDTVYFAEEILCHGQRFHKSCFLCMVCAKRLDSTTVAVHQEEIYCRACYRKKYGPKGYGYGVGAGTLNMDKGEGQGITHEKPGPHRPTTNPNPSKMAQKFGGSEKCPRCGKAVYAAEKVIGAGSSWHKTGCFRCASCGKGLESTTLADKDGEIYCKGCYAKNFGPKGYGYGSGAGVLSLTQ